One genomic segment of Syngnathus typhle isolate RoL2023-S1 ecotype Sweden linkage group LG8, RoL_Styp_1.0, whole genome shotgun sequence includes these proteins:
- the pde10a gene encoding cAMP and cAMP-inhibited cGMP 3',5'-cyclic phosphodiesterase 10A isoform X8, which produces MQGVVYELNSYMEQRLDTGGDNKLLLYELCNIVKTATKADGFALYFLGECNNSLLLFTPTRIKDGPPSLVPSGPIAFGTTIAAHVAKTRKTLLVEDIMGDERFPDGTGQDSGIRVHSVLCLPILTAIGDLIAILELRRHWGKEPFNLSHQEVATANLAWASVAIHQVQVCRGLAKQTELNDFLLDVSKTYFDNIVAIDSLLEHIMIYAKNLVNADRCALFQVDQNNKELYSDLFDIGEEKEGRPVFRKTKEIRFSIEKGIAGQVAQTGEVLNIPDAYADPRFNREVDLKTGYTTRNILCMPIVSRGTVIGVVQMVNKLSGSAFTKTDENNFKMFAVFCALALHCANMYHRIRHSECIYRVTMEKLSYHSICTSEEWKTLTQLNLPTPIYKEIEMFHFDISPFEEIWPAVFIYMVHSSCGKTSFELEKLCRFTMSVRKNYRRVPYHNWKHAVTVAHCMYAILQKTPETFTELEKKGLLIACLCHDLDHRGYSNTYLQKFDHPLAALYSTSTMEQHHFSQTVSILQLEGHNIFSNLNSSEYEQVLEIIRKAIIATDLALYFNNHQQLSELLTSGGLNFNNLSHRDRVIGLMMTACDLCSVTKQWPITRLTANDIYAEFWAEGDEMKKIGMQPISMMDRDKKDEVPQGQVGFYNAVAIPCYTTLADLFPPSSPLLKACNENLSQWEKIVHGEVEDVVPSRPSDSGPVKVDN; this is translated from the exons ATGCAGGGTGTGGTGTATGAACTCAACAGCTACATGGAGCAGCGCCTGGACACTGGAGGAGACAACAAGCTGCTGCTCTATGAACTCTGCAACATCGTTAAAACAG CAACAAAAGCTGATGGATTTGCACTTTACTTTTTGGGAGAATGCAACAAT AGTTTATTGTTGTTCACCCCAACGAGGATCAAGGACGGTCCCCCAAGCCTTGTTCCTTCTGGCCCCATCGCATTTGGGACAACCATTGCAGCTCATGTGGCCAAGACTCGCAAAACACTCCTAGTGGAAGACATCATGGGG GACGAGCGCTTCCCAGATGGCACAGGGCAGGACTCAGGGATCCGTGTTCATTCTGTCTTGTGCCTCCCCATCCTCACTGCCATCGGGGACCTCATTGCCATCCTGGAGCTGCGTCGGCACTGGGGAAAGGAGCCCTTCAACCTCAGCCACCAAGAG GTTGCAACTGCAAACTTAGCGTGGGCCTCAGTTGCCATTCATCAAGTACAG gTGTGCCGAGGCCTCGCCAAACAGACTGAGCTCAATGACTTCCTACTAGATGTGTCAAA AACATACTTTGATAATATTGTGGCAATAGATTCTCTACTTGAACACATCATG ATATATGCAAAAAACCTGGTGAATGCCGACAGATGTGCACTCTTCCAGGTAGATCAAAACAACAAAGAACTGTATTCTGACCTGTTCGATATCGGTGAGGAGAAAGAAGGCAGGCCGGTCTTTAGGAAAACCAAAGAAATTAG GTTTTCTATAGAGAAAGGAATAGCTGGTCAAGTGGCTCAGACAGGGGAAGTCTTAAATATCCCAGATGCCTATGCAGATCCGCGGTTTAACCG AGAGGTGGACCTGAAAACAGGTTACACCACGCGGAACATCCTGTGCATGCCCATCGTGAGCAGGGGGACTGTTATTGGAGTAGTGCAGATGGTGAATAAGTTAAGCGGTAGTGCCTTCACTAAAACAGATGAGAACAACTTCAAGATGTTTGCTGTCTTCTGTGCCCTGGCCTTACACTGTGCAAAT ATGTACCATCGAATTCGCCACTCTGAATGCATTTACAGAGTGACAATGGAAAAACTGTCTTACCACAGCATCTGCACCTCAGAAGAATGGAAAACCCTCACTCAGCTCAACCTTCCCACTCCCATTTATAAAGAGATCGAAAT GTTTCACTTTGACATAAGTCCCTTTGAGGAGATCTGGCCTGCAGTTTTCATCTATATGGTTCACAGCTCCTGTGGAAAGACCAG CTTTGAGCTGGAGAAGCTGTGTCGATTCACTATGTCTGTACGCAAAAACTACCGGCGTGTGCCCTACCACAACTGGAAGCACGCCGTGACCGTGGCCCACTGTATGTATGCCATCCTACAGAAGACCCCTGAAACCTTCACAGAGCTTGAG AAGAAGGGACTCTTGATAGCCTGCCTTTGTCATGATCTGGACCATCGAGGGTACAGCAACACTTATCTGCAGAAATTTGACCACCCACTGGCTGCTCTCTACTCCACCTCCACCATGGAGCAGCATCACTTCTCTCAGACTGTCTCCATTTTGCAG CTGGAAGGGCACAATATTTTCTCCAACCTGAATTCCAGCGAGTACGAACAGGTGCTTGAGATCATCCGAAAGGCCATCATCGCCACGGACCTGGCCCTTTACTTCAATAACCACCAGCAACTGTCAGAGCTTCTCACCTCAGGTGGTCTCAACTTTAACAACCTTTCACACAG GGACCGTGTGATTGGTCTGATGATGACAGCATGTGACCTGTGTTCTGTAACTAAGCAATGGCCGATCACACGACTCACAGCCAATGACATCTATGCTGAATTCTGGGCCGAG GGAGATGAGATGAAGAAGATTGGGATGCAACCCATTTCAATGATGGATCGAGACAAGAAGGATGAAGTCCCTCAAGGCCAA GTGGGATTCTACAATGCTGTAGCAATTCCATGTTATACGACTCTCGCAGATCTTTTccctccatccagtccacttcTAAAAGCCTGCAA CGAGAACTTGAGCCAATGGGAGAAGATCGTGCACGGTGAGGTGGAGGATGTCGTTCCTAGCCGGCCTTCCGATTCAGGACCTGTCAAAGTGGACAACTGA
- the pde10a gene encoding cAMP and cAMP-inhibited cGMP 3',5'-cyclic phosphodiesterase 10A isoform X1 produces the protein MSKKRKSLDDLGFEESSLQGCSDQGLTDEKVKAYLSLHPQMLDDFVLESVSAETLDRWLKRKTSSRPADDTSSKEVSRQYQDANMQGVVYELNSYMEQRLDTGGDNKLLLYELCNIVKTATKADGFALYFLGECNNSLLLFTPTRIKDGPPSLVPSGPIAFGTTIAAHVAKTRKTLLVEDIMGDERFPDGTGQDSGIRVHSVLCLPILTAIGDLIAILELRRHWGKEPFNLSHQEVATANLAWASVAIHQVQVCRGLAKQTELNDFLLDVSKTYFDNIVAIDSLLEHIMIYAKNLVNADRCALFQVDQNNKELYSDLFDIGEEKEGRPVFRKTKEIRFSIEKGIAGQVAQTGEVLNIPDAYADPRFNREVDLKTGYTTRNILCMPIVSRGTVIGVVQMVNKLSGSAFTKTDENNFKMFAVFCALALHCANMYHRIRHSECIYRVTMEKLSYHSICTSEEWKTLTQLNLPTPIYKEIEMFHFDISPFEEIWPAVFIYMVHSSCGKTSFELEKLCRFTMSVRKNYRRVPYHNWKHAVTVAHCMYAILQKTPETFTELEKKGLLIACLCHDLDHRGYSNTYLQKFDHPLAALYSTSTMEQHHFSQTVSILQLEGHNIFSNLNSSEYEQVLEIIRKAIIATDLALYFNNHQQLSELLTSGGLNFNNLSHRDRVIGLMMTACDLCSVTKQWPITRLTANDIYAEFWAEGDEMKKIGMQPISMMDRDKKDEVPQGQVGFYNAVAIPCYTTLADLFPPSSPLLKACNENLSQWEKIVHGEVEDVVPSRPSDSGPVKVDN, from the exons GCTTGACAGATGAGAAAGTGAAGGCCTACCTCTCTCTGCACCCGCAGATGCTGGATGACTTTGTGCTAGAGAGTGTGAGCGCCGAGACGTTGGACAGATGGTTGAAGAGGAAGACCAGCAGCAGGCCTGCAG ATGACACATCATCTAAAGAGGTCAGCAGG CAGTACCAGGATGCAAACATGCAGGGTGTGGTGTATGAACTCAACAGCTACATGGAGCAGCGCCTGGACACTGGAGGAGACAACAAGCTGCTGCTCTATGAACTCTGCAACATCGTTAAAACAG CAACAAAAGCTGATGGATTTGCACTTTACTTTTTGGGAGAATGCAACAAT AGTTTATTGTTGTTCACCCCAACGAGGATCAAGGACGGTCCCCCAAGCCTTGTTCCTTCTGGCCCCATCGCATTTGGGACAACCATTGCAGCTCATGTGGCCAAGACTCGCAAAACACTCCTAGTGGAAGACATCATGGGG GACGAGCGCTTCCCAGATGGCACAGGGCAGGACTCAGGGATCCGTGTTCATTCTGTCTTGTGCCTCCCCATCCTCACTGCCATCGGGGACCTCATTGCCATCCTGGAGCTGCGTCGGCACTGGGGAAAGGAGCCCTTCAACCTCAGCCACCAAGAG GTTGCAACTGCAAACTTAGCGTGGGCCTCAGTTGCCATTCATCAAGTACAG gTGTGCCGAGGCCTCGCCAAACAGACTGAGCTCAATGACTTCCTACTAGATGTGTCAAA AACATACTTTGATAATATTGTGGCAATAGATTCTCTACTTGAACACATCATG ATATATGCAAAAAACCTGGTGAATGCCGACAGATGTGCACTCTTCCAGGTAGATCAAAACAACAAAGAACTGTATTCTGACCTGTTCGATATCGGTGAGGAGAAAGAAGGCAGGCCGGTCTTTAGGAAAACCAAAGAAATTAG GTTTTCTATAGAGAAAGGAATAGCTGGTCAAGTGGCTCAGACAGGGGAAGTCTTAAATATCCCAGATGCCTATGCAGATCCGCGGTTTAACCG AGAGGTGGACCTGAAAACAGGTTACACCACGCGGAACATCCTGTGCATGCCCATCGTGAGCAGGGGGACTGTTATTGGAGTAGTGCAGATGGTGAATAAGTTAAGCGGTAGTGCCTTCACTAAAACAGATGAGAACAACTTCAAGATGTTTGCTGTCTTCTGTGCCCTGGCCTTACACTGTGCAAAT ATGTACCATCGAATTCGCCACTCTGAATGCATTTACAGAGTGACAATGGAAAAACTGTCTTACCACAGCATCTGCACCTCAGAAGAATGGAAAACCCTCACTCAGCTCAACCTTCCCACTCCCATTTATAAAGAGATCGAAAT GTTTCACTTTGACATAAGTCCCTTTGAGGAGATCTGGCCTGCAGTTTTCATCTATATGGTTCACAGCTCCTGTGGAAAGACCAG CTTTGAGCTGGAGAAGCTGTGTCGATTCACTATGTCTGTACGCAAAAACTACCGGCGTGTGCCCTACCACAACTGGAAGCACGCCGTGACCGTGGCCCACTGTATGTATGCCATCCTACAGAAGACCCCTGAAACCTTCACAGAGCTTGAG AAGAAGGGACTCTTGATAGCCTGCCTTTGTCATGATCTGGACCATCGAGGGTACAGCAACACTTATCTGCAGAAATTTGACCACCCACTGGCTGCTCTCTACTCCACCTCCACCATGGAGCAGCATCACTTCTCTCAGACTGTCTCCATTTTGCAG CTGGAAGGGCACAATATTTTCTCCAACCTGAATTCCAGCGAGTACGAACAGGTGCTTGAGATCATCCGAAAGGCCATCATCGCCACGGACCTGGCCCTTTACTTCAATAACCACCAGCAACTGTCAGAGCTTCTCACCTCAGGTGGTCTCAACTTTAACAACCTTTCACACAG GGACCGTGTGATTGGTCTGATGATGACAGCATGTGACCTGTGTTCTGTAACTAAGCAATGGCCGATCACACGACTCACAGCCAATGACATCTATGCTGAATTCTGGGCCGAG GGAGATGAGATGAAGAAGATTGGGATGCAACCCATTTCAATGATGGATCGAGACAAGAAGGATGAAGTCCCTCAAGGCCAA GTGGGATTCTACAATGCTGTAGCAATTCCATGTTATACGACTCTCGCAGATCTTTTccctccatccagtccacttcTAAAAGCCTGCAA CGAGAACTTGAGCCAATGGGAGAAGATCGTGCACGGTGAGGTGGAGGATGTCGTTCCTAGCCGGCCTTCCGATTCAGGACCTGTCAAAGTGGACAACTGA
- the pde10a gene encoding cAMP and cAMP-inhibited cGMP 3',5'-cyclic phosphodiesterase 10A isoform X3, which produces MSKKRKSLDDLGFEESSLQGCSDQGLTDEKVKAYLSLHPQMLDDFVLESVSAETLDRWLKRKTSSRPADDTSSKEVSRQYQDANMQGVVYELNSYMEQRLDTGGDNKLLLYELCNIVKTATKADGFALYFLGECNNSLLLFTPTRIKDGPPSLVPSGPIAFGTTIAAHVAKTRKTLLVEDIMGDERFPDGTGQDSGIRVHSVLCLPILTAIGDLIAILELRRHWGKEPFNLSHQEVATANLAWASVAIHQVQVCRGLAKQTELNDFLLDVSKTYFDNIVAIDSLLEHIMIYAKNLVNADRCALFQVDQNNKELYSDLFDIGEEKEGRPVFRKTKEIRFSIEKGIAGQVAQTGEVLNIPDAYADPRFNREVDLKTGYTTRNILCMPIVSRGTVIGVVQMVNKLSGSAFTKTDENNFKMFAVFCALALHCANMYHRIRHSECIYRVTMEKLSYHSICTSEEWKTLTQLNLPTPIYKEIEMFHFDISPFEEIWPAVFIYMVHSSCGKTSFELEKLCRFTMSVRKNYRRVPYHNWKHAVTVAHCMYAILQKTPETFTELEKKGLLIACLCHDLDHRGYSNTYLQKFDHPLAALYSTSTMEQHHFSQTVSILQEGHNIFSNLNSSEYEQVLEIIRKAIIATDLALYFNNHQQLSELLTSGGLNFNNLSHRDRVIGLMMTACDLCSVTKQWPITRLTANDIYAEFWAEGDEMKKIGMQPISMMDRDKKDEVPQGQVGFYNAVAIPCYTTLADLFPPSSPLLKACNENLSQWEKIVHGEVEDVVPSRPSDSGPVKVDN; this is translated from the exons GCTTGACAGATGAGAAAGTGAAGGCCTACCTCTCTCTGCACCCGCAGATGCTGGATGACTTTGTGCTAGAGAGTGTGAGCGCCGAGACGTTGGACAGATGGTTGAAGAGGAAGACCAGCAGCAGGCCTGCAG ATGACACATCATCTAAAGAGGTCAGCAGG CAGTACCAGGATGCAAACATGCAGGGTGTGGTGTATGAACTCAACAGCTACATGGAGCAGCGCCTGGACACTGGAGGAGACAACAAGCTGCTGCTCTATGAACTCTGCAACATCGTTAAAACAG CAACAAAAGCTGATGGATTTGCACTTTACTTTTTGGGAGAATGCAACAAT AGTTTATTGTTGTTCACCCCAACGAGGATCAAGGACGGTCCCCCAAGCCTTGTTCCTTCTGGCCCCATCGCATTTGGGACAACCATTGCAGCTCATGTGGCCAAGACTCGCAAAACACTCCTAGTGGAAGACATCATGGGG GACGAGCGCTTCCCAGATGGCACAGGGCAGGACTCAGGGATCCGTGTTCATTCTGTCTTGTGCCTCCCCATCCTCACTGCCATCGGGGACCTCATTGCCATCCTGGAGCTGCGTCGGCACTGGGGAAAGGAGCCCTTCAACCTCAGCCACCAAGAG GTTGCAACTGCAAACTTAGCGTGGGCCTCAGTTGCCATTCATCAAGTACAG gTGTGCCGAGGCCTCGCCAAACAGACTGAGCTCAATGACTTCCTACTAGATGTGTCAAA AACATACTTTGATAATATTGTGGCAATAGATTCTCTACTTGAACACATCATG ATATATGCAAAAAACCTGGTGAATGCCGACAGATGTGCACTCTTCCAGGTAGATCAAAACAACAAAGAACTGTATTCTGACCTGTTCGATATCGGTGAGGAGAAAGAAGGCAGGCCGGTCTTTAGGAAAACCAAAGAAATTAG GTTTTCTATAGAGAAAGGAATAGCTGGTCAAGTGGCTCAGACAGGGGAAGTCTTAAATATCCCAGATGCCTATGCAGATCCGCGGTTTAACCG AGAGGTGGACCTGAAAACAGGTTACACCACGCGGAACATCCTGTGCATGCCCATCGTGAGCAGGGGGACTGTTATTGGAGTAGTGCAGATGGTGAATAAGTTAAGCGGTAGTGCCTTCACTAAAACAGATGAGAACAACTTCAAGATGTTTGCTGTCTTCTGTGCCCTGGCCTTACACTGTGCAAAT ATGTACCATCGAATTCGCCACTCTGAATGCATTTACAGAGTGACAATGGAAAAACTGTCTTACCACAGCATCTGCACCTCAGAAGAATGGAAAACCCTCACTCAGCTCAACCTTCCCACTCCCATTTATAAAGAGATCGAAAT GTTTCACTTTGACATAAGTCCCTTTGAGGAGATCTGGCCTGCAGTTTTCATCTATATGGTTCACAGCTCCTGTGGAAAGACCAG CTTTGAGCTGGAGAAGCTGTGTCGATTCACTATGTCTGTACGCAAAAACTACCGGCGTGTGCCCTACCACAACTGGAAGCACGCCGTGACCGTGGCCCACTGTATGTATGCCATCCTACAGAAGACCCCTGAAACCTTCACAGAGCTTGAG AAGAAGGGACTCTTGATAGCCTGCCTTTGTCATGATCTGGACCATCGAGGGTACAGCAACACTTATCTGCAGAAATTTGACCACCCACTGGCTGCTCTCTACTCCACCTCCACCATGGAGCAGCATCACTTCTCTCAGACTGTCTCCATTTTGCAGG AAGGGCACAATATTTTCTCCAACCTGAATTCCAGCGAGTACGAACAGGTGCTTGAGATCATCCGAAAGGCCATCATCGCCACGGACCTGGCCCTTTACTTCAATAACCACCAGCAACTGTCAGAGCTTCTCACCTCAGGTGGTCTCAACTTTAACAACCTTTCACACAG GGACCGTGTGATTGGTCTGATGATGACAGCATGTGACCTGTGTTCTGTAACTAAGCAATGGCCGATCACACGACTCACAGCCAATGACATCTATGCTGAATTCTGGGCCGAG GGAGATGAGATGAAGAAGATTGGGATGCAACCCATTTCAATGATGGATCGAGACAAGAAGGATGAAGTCCCTCAAGGCCAA GTGGGATTCTACAATGCTGTAGCAATTCCATGTTATACGACTCTCGCAGATCTTTTccctccatccagtccacttcTAAAAGCCTGCAA CGAGAACTTGAGCCAATGGGAGAAGATCGTGCACGGTGAGGTGGAGGATGTCGTTCCTAGCCGGCCTTCCGATTCAGGACCTGTCAAAGTGGACAACTGA
- the pde10a gene encoding cAMP and cAMP-inhibited cGMP 3',5'-cyclic phosphodiesterase 10A isoform X7, with protein MSKKRKSLDDLGFEESSLQGCSDQGLTDEKVKAYLSLHPQMLDDFVLESVSAETLDRWLKRKTSSRPADDTSSKEYQDANMQGVVYELNSYMEQRLDTGGDNKLLLYELCNIVKTATKADGFALYFLGECNNSLLLFTPTRIKDGPPSLVPSGPIAFGTTIAAHVAKTRKTLLVEDIMGDERFPDGTGQDSGIRVHSVLCLPILTAIGDLIAILELRRHWGKEPFNLSHQEVATANLAWASVAIHQVQVCRGLAKQTELNDFLLDVSKTYFDNIVAIDSLLEHIMIYAKNLVNADRCALFQVDQNNKELYSDLFDIGEEKEGRPVFRKTKEIRFSIEKGIAGQVAQTGEVLNIPDAYADPRFNREVDLKTGYTTRNILCMPIVSRGTVIGVVQMVNKLSGSAFTKTDENNFKMFAVFCALALHCANMYHRIRHSECIYRVTMEKLSYHSICTSEEWKTLTQLNLPTPIYKEIEMFHFDISPFEEIWPAVFIYMVHSSCGKTSFELEKLCRFTMSVRKNYRRVPYHNWKHAVTVAHCMYAILQKTPETFTELEKKGLLIACLCHDLDHRGYSNTYLQKFDHPLAALYSTSTMEQHHFSQTVSILQLEGHNIFSNLNSSEYEQVLEIIRKAIIATDLALYFNNHQQLSELLTSGGLNFNNLSHRDRVIGLMMTACDLCSVTKQWPITRLTANDIYAEFWAEGDEMKKIGMQPISMMDRDKKDEVPQGQVGFYNAVAIPCYTTLADLFPPSSPLLKACNENLSQWEKIVHGEVEDVVPSRPSDSGPVKVDN; from the exons GCTTGACAGATGAGAAAGTGAAGGCCTACCTCTCTCTGCACCCGCAGATGCTGGATGACTTTGTGCTAGAGAGTGTGAGCGCCGAGACGTTGGACAGATGGTTGAAGAGGAAGACCAGCAGCAGGCCTGCAG ATGACACATCATCTAAAGAG TACCAGGATGCAAACATGCAGGGTGTGGTGTATGAACTCAACAGCTACATGGAGCAGCGCCTGGACACTGGAGGAGACAACAAGCTGCTGCTCTATGAACTCTGCAACATCGTTAAAACAG CAACAAAAGCTGATGGATTTGCACTTTACTTTTTGGGAGAATGCAACAAT AGTTTATTGTTGTTCACCCCAACGAGGATCAAGGACGGTCCCCCAAGCCTTGTTCCTTCTGGCCCCATCGCATTTGGGACAACCATTGCAGCTCATGTGGCCAAGACTCGCAAAACACTCCTAGTGGAAGACATCATGGGG GACGAGCGCTTCCCAGATGGCACAGGGCAGGACTCAGGGATCCGTGTTCATTCTGTCTTGTGCCTCCCCATCCTCACTGCCATCGGGGACCTCATTGCCATCCTGGAGCTGCGTCGGCACTGGGGAAAGGAGCCCTTCAACCTCAGCCACCAAGAG GTTGCAACTGCAAACTTAGCGTGGGCCTCAGTTGCCATTCATCAAGTACAG gTGTGCCGAGGCCTCGCCAAACAGACTGAGCTCAATGACTTCCTACTAGATGTGTCAAA AACATACTTTGATAATATTGTGGCAATAGATTCTCTACTTGAACACATCATG ATATATGCAAAAAACCTGGTGAATGCCGACAGATGTGCACTCTTCCAGGTAGATCAAAACAACAAAGAACTGTATTCTGACCTGTTCGATATCGGTGAGGAGAAAGAAGGCAGGCCGGTCTTTAGGAAAACCAAAGAAATTAG GTTTTCTATAGAGAAAGGAATAGCTGGTCAAGTGGCTCAGACAGGGGAAGTCTTAAATATCCCAGATGCCTATGCAGATCCGCGGTTTAACCG AGAGGTGGACCTGAAAACAGGTTACACCACGCGGAACATCCTGTGCATGCCCATCGTGAGCAGGGGGACTGTTATTGGAGTAGTGCAGATGGTGAATAAGTTAAGCGGTAGTGCCTTCACTAAAACAGATGAGAACAACTTCAAGATGTTTGCTGTCTTCTGTGCCCTGGCCTTACACTGTGCAAAT ATGTACCATCGAATTCGCCACTCTGAATGCATTTACAGAGTGACAATGGAAAAACTGTCTTACCACAGCATCTGCACCTCAGAAGAATGGAAAACCCTCACTCAGCTCAACCTTCCCACTCCCATTTATAAAGAGATCGAAAT GTTTCACTTTGACATAAGTCCCTTTGAGGAGATCTGGCCTGCAGTTTTCATCTATATGGTTCACAGCTCCTGTGGAAAGACCAG CTTTGAGCTGGAGAAGCTGTGTCGATTCACTATGTCTGTACGCAAAAACTACCGGCGTGTGCCCTACCACAACTGGAAGCACGCCGTGACCGTGGCCCACTGTATGTATGCCATCCTACAGAAGACCCCTGAAACCTTCACAGAGCTTGAG AAGAAGGGACTCTTGATAGCCTGCCTTTGTCATGATCTGGACCATCGAGGGTACAGCAACACTTATCTGCAGAAATTTGACCACCCACTGGCTGCTCTCTACTCCACCTCCACCATGGAGCAGCATCACTTCTCTCAGACTGTCTCCATTTTGCAG CTGGAAGGGCACAATATTTTCTCCAACCTGAATTCCAGCGAGTACGAACAGGTGCTTGAGATCATCCGAAAGGCCATCATCGCCACGGACCTGGCCCTTTACTTCAATAACCACCAGCAACTGTCAGAGCTTCTCACCTCAGGTGGTCTCAACTTTAACAACCTTTCACACAG GGACCGTGTGATTGGTCTGATGATGACAGCATGTGACCTGTGTTCTGTAACTAAGCAATGGCCGATCACACGACTCACAGCCAATGACATCTATGCTGAATTCTGGGCCGAG GGAGATGAGATGAAGAAGATTGGGATGCAACCCATTTCAATGATGGATCGAGACAAGAAGGATGAAGTCCCTCAAGGCCAA GTGGGATTCTACAATGCTGTAGCAATTCCATGTTATACGACTCTCGCAGATCTTTTccctccatccagtccacttcTAAAAGCCTGCAA CGAGAACTTGAGCCAATGGGAGAAGATCGTGCACGGTGAGGTGGAGGATGTCGTTCCTAGCCGGCCTTCCGATTCAGGACCTGTCAAAGTGGACAACTGA